The window GAATCTGACTAATTCCACATGCCCCGCCATAGAAAGAAGGCACCCCTTCCGGGCAGacaatcttcttttaaatttatCAACCAAAGGCATAAGTACCTCCCTTTTCACTCTTCCTTTCACTAGTTCCACTCCTAAGTATCGGGTGGGAAGCTTGCAGATAGGAATTTGTAAAGCTAAAGACAGTCGTTGCTTCTTGGTTGCTGtgattcttccaaaaaaaaccTTGCTTTTTGCGAGGTTGATTACCTGACCCGAGTAGGAGCCATAGTCATCTAAAAACTGTCGTACCCGCTGCACACTCTTTAAATCTGCTTTCATAAAGATGAAAAGATCATCAGCATAGAGGAGGTGAGTAGGAGTTTCCACCTGCCGTGGACCTGGAAGAGCTGAAATCTCTCCTCTTCTGCGCAATTCCGTGAGACCTTTGCAAAGTACCTCTTCTGAGAGGATAAATAAAAGAGAGGATAAGGGGTCTCCCTGCCGCAGCCCTCTTTCCACCCCGAAAAACCCACTGGACCTCCATTTATTAGGATGGAAATTTTGGTGGTCTGCAATATCTGATGTACCCACGAGATCCATAGTTGTGAAAAACCAAAAGCTCGCAGGACATAAAAAAGGTAGCCCCAGTCAAGCGTATCAAATGCCTTTTGAATGTCCAGCTTCATGCCCAATCCACCACCCCTACATTTCAGGGACATGATATTAGCCAGCTCTGATGCTACACCAATGCTCTCAAATATCACTTTCCCCTTCTGGAATGCTCCTTGCTCTGGGGAGATTAGCTTATGCAGGATCCTGGCCAATCGAGTTGCCATAATTTTAGGgattaatttaaaaaagaagTTCCCTAGCATATTGGGCGAAACTGCCCCACTTTATTTGCACCTTCCACCTTCGGTACCAGGCTTAGGAAATTGCTGTTAATGCCCCTTGTGATCACTCCTTCTTGAATGAAATTTTGTATCCCGTTGCAGACATCCGCTTCAACAATGTCCCAGCAGACCCTGAAAAAGACACCTAGAAACCCGTCTGGACCTGGTGCACTGGAGGGGTCCAGATCGAACACAGCAGCTTTGATTTCCTCAGGTGAGGGAATTCTTGCAAGCATCTCATTATCTTCCCTAGTAACCAGCTCCGGTATTGCAGTTAGCAGACCCTCTGTCATAACGATGGACAGGGAAATGATATAATTTGCTCGTAGATCTCCAGTAACTCTGAGGAAGATACACTTGGCAACACCCATCGTCAGTTCCTCCATGTACTAAAAAATTGCTGATTTCAAGTTGTATGTAATAGGGAAATCGACAAGAATCAGATCAAAACTAGGgtcaattaagggtgtcaaaaaatGGAACTAGAAACGGATagtgatttcataggttctctTGGCCATACTAAAATTTTATGAGTTTACTGATAAGGACACTAAGATTAGGAAAGCAATCATGGgagagaggatttttttttagaaagatATGAATTGGGGTGGGCGGTCATATTAGGAGGGGAGAGATattttagaaagagagagagggtaatgtgagagagggaaagagaggaagggaagagtTTTCGAAGCAAAAAaggaaagtgggagagagagtagaaaataaaaaaaggcagtaggagagagagtatggAAAGAATGAGAGATGAGGAAGGGATCATGAGagatgagaggaataaggaaattaatttttaatgagtaattgaatattaaaaaaaatggaaagggtCCCAAACattttgggaaaaataaaaagatggaaaaaaatataaaaagaaaggatAAAGTTATCAAGTGAAAAAGTAGTCACAAAGTATGCATTCGTGCGCTTATATAATAGTATAATATATATTTCAGTTCATCTATTTGATGCCTTAAAAAtcaattggttttaagatggaagcttaatatggtatcaaagcgggTATGTTGGACCTCTATCGATGATGGGCATTGCTCCACCCACGAAGATAGAGTTCAAAGACCTGCATGTAAGGGGGAGTATTGAGTTAATCCAACATCGACCGTGGTTGCTCTGACTATCAAGTATAAGGGCCACAAGAGGCCACCCCACTTTAAACCAACTGATTTTAAGATGGAAACTTAATATTAGTACAATTTGCAACCATGCAAGCTTCATACATTATtccatgaagagagagagagacttaagtAGTTATTGGCATAGCAATTACCTATGTAATATTGAGGccacctcttttattttttaatcactAGAGGCATGCCATATACAAActaaacataatatataattgagagagagagatgcaagtTTCATAAATTATCCCCTGAATCAAGTTTACATGTTTTCAGGCAGCTTTCATTGGTGCACTCTTTATTCATTCATACGATTCAGATCAATGGGTGATCGAGCATGGGTAGGAATCCATGGCTAAGGCTAGCAAGCCAGACTTTCTGTGTGTCGAGCATGATATCCCCACACTCGTGTGTATCCCAGCCTTCCAGTGCATGCACAATTCCAGCTACACGCCACGCGCTCATCACTCGCCTCGGCAGCCAATTCTGTTGATCAAATCCATGTACATACATATATGCAAACACTTATAGAACTGGTAATGATCTTTTACTTACTATAATAATAGAGAGAAATCCTAAATTAGCAAAGTAACCTCAAATTAAGTtggaatttaattaattaattaattacctcaCAAGAGTATACATTTTGGAGAGCCTTGGGGATGAGCATGGCTGGGGTAGTGTAGTAAATACAATCCTTATTGCGCACAACCTTCTTTGGTGGAAACTGTGAGCATGGAATGAAATGTGTCCCTTCCGGTgctcttctttgttctttctcGCTCAGCTCTCCATCTCCGACCAACCACACCtacatttttattattattattaagtcaTTTTTATTGCCTCCAGTAGTCATTAATAGTTTCTTAATCCTCAATTCAAAAGAGAGACAAAATAGCGATCAATGATTGTTTTACCTTCTGGGTGTAACTGGTAGAGATGAGCAAGTTAATCCACAACTCTGTAGGGATTCGTAACTTAAGCTTATCAAAATTATCCTTGCACACCACACCTACCTGTTTCCACCACTCTACCATTAATAGAGACTTGTAGTACATAAAATTGAGTTGACAAATTAAAACATGTCTAAATGTTCCCACCGATACGAGTCCGGATTAGATCTCTACCCACATGGGGTCCCACCCCACATGGATCTCATCGTCCATGGTGTGTAGAACCTCCCTTTGGCATGCCCGCATCGTATGGACCATGAGATCTATGTGGGTTGGCACCCCATGTGGAGAGCTGATCCCTACTCCACCCATACCCTCACCCAAATAACAATAATTTATTAATAATTAGAATTTCGAGTGATTAATGAATTGAGTTTACTTCTCAATATGGTACCTGGATTCCTCTTTCACATAAATTCTTGACAATAGCACAAACAACCTTAGACATGTTTCCTCTGAGAAGCACTTGTTTTGTTCCTTCGGGAATGTTATGAAGCACCACGGCAACAGCTAAGCTGCTTCCATCTACGATCCTGATCTTGAGATTTGGGTGCTTATGGAGATAAAGTTCACCATTTCCATTAAATTGCTCTCCCTATTAATCACCATGTATTTGTTTAATGTTTCGACATAAACTTCGAAGCTGAAAAGTTTTCCAGTGTTGTTTTTCAATGGAAACAACgattgaaaaacttttccaacatataaaattttatacCAAAACAAACGGAACCTTCAATGGAAGTACAAAAATTTAAGAATGTTTTAATCTTCCAAAATGTTTTTGCCTAATCCAAACACATATATACCATCACCCTAATGTATGAAGTACAAACTTGCCTGATTTAGAAGACCTAAACTCAACACTTTAACACCTTCACTCTCGGCCTCAAAAATAGCTCTTTCAATCAAACTGTTGATCGTATCTTTTTGGCTCGACGACAAATACTGCAAGATAGAGATCAGCCAGTCATTGGAAAACAAAAGCAGCATATAGGAAcaagaaaaaaggggaaaagctAGAGAGTCTTACATGGAAACTAAATCTTGGGATTGCCCATGTTTGGAGCTTGAGTTTATCAAATATGTTCCTCTCCACTGTAATGGTAGAACCAATTATGGATGTGAACAACATGAACCCATATGGAATCGGCCATAACATCGATAAGTACCATCTGGAGCTGTAAGGCTCAGATGCGAGCGAGGCGATGGCCGGTGGTAGATGATAGAAGGACTGAAGTGTTGTTGGGTGAATCAAGTGTACTACATCTGGTGTCTCTTTCCTTCCCATGAGTGAATCTTCATACAATTTGTCTGTGGACTTGTCCATGGTTCCATATATGTAATCATAGATTGGCATGAAGAGGGAGTAGTTGGTTCGAAATTGCGTATGATGAAGAGAATGAAACCTGTTTATATTTGGTACATTTTATGAAGCATTCAAAAGCATGTCGATCTATACTCTTGTTTTTTGGATTATGGTTATCAAAGTCCAAATTGAGGACATAACTACTACTTAAAGTAATGACACAGCCGACATGAGAAAACCGGTTGGTGGTCCATCTTTTAAAATATTGAGTATAAAAGCAAGGGTAAATGATCATCTGCACACTGTCCGTGTGTGGATTCTTTAACAGACCCACTCACACAAACAATGGCCCATTCGCCCTCCACCAAAAGACTCTATTTATATATTCGTAATCCTTTCCCTAAGTACAATTCAGTCCACAAGAAGTTGGTAGGGATGGGCCCTAATACATGATATGACATTGAATGGATgattaataaataaatgaagtGTATAAGTAATAATGGGATGAGCCCTAATACTATGAGATCCTCATTAATGGAGCTGTCATAGATTGAATGGGACCTGCAGGAAAAAAGTCGGTTTCGCTTTGCTCAGGGCTGATTTTTATCTGTTCGAGTTTGGATTAGTCTGTTTCTCTGGAACCCTattgatggccatgccgaaaGTGGGGTTCTAGAGTAATAGCTCTAATCTCTTTTGCTCCTCTAAGGTTACCTGCCAAAGACGTAGGGGTCACGCCCTCGCACAACAGAGGCCAGAATGATCGCCATGCCCCCATGTATGGCAAAAATTCCGCCCTCTTTTGTGCCACCgcgtgcgctctcattggcggGCGCGTGCGACGTGGCCCCTATGTCCTAACACTGGGGTGCAAGAAATTAACACCGCAACCCCTAGAACCCTAGAAAGTAGGTAAAATGGATTTAAGTTGACaatataaaagataaaaaaactaCAGAACTTAGGGAAGGAGCTTTGAAAACTTACGATGGAGTATACATAAGGTActtgagaaaaggaaagatgttgAACACCCACTTTGGAACCAGCTCAAAGTTGCAATGACCCATGTAGTTCATAAAATCTATGTAAGTTACATACCCTACCATCACTCCCACAGAGGCAGTTTCAGTGAATAACATACTCAATATCGGGATTGCAAACAGTAGAAAATAAACCATAAGCTCTGCAAATGGATGAATAACAGCTGCCACCAAAATTAGCATCAAAGATTATCAGTATAAATGCATGAAGTAGCAGTGAAATATACTTACAAATTATAAGAGATCGAGAATTAAGAAACAGTGGCTGTGGGTTAATTAATTACCTGTGATGGGCTCAGTAACAATAGATGAATGATGGTGTGAATGGTAACGAGAATAAAGGAAATGATGGTGCAAAGCTCTGTGAAACCAATAATACAGGAATTCCACTGGACCCATGTGGAGAAGAATGGTAAGAACAAGACCATTCCACTTCCACAATGGCATTCTAGCACTTCCGGGAAGATACATAACTACAACGTAGGTTAGAATGCCACTCAGAATGACTTGGTCATCCCTGCAATTTATTTCTCATCAAATCAATCGAATGAGAAAGACAAGGGGAAAGTTAGCCAAAAATAATACTGAAAGAAAATGACAACTCATCATCACCCACCAGTTTCTTTCTCTATCCACTTGTTCGAATTCAATGCCTTTGTCTACTATCCTGTGTTTGGATTTGGAAGTTTGGTAACGAGCTAAGCTTATCCATAGTTGGCTGTGAAGCAATCTCCACAGCAAGATTGGTAAGATGAACAAGACTGTtatgtccctctctctctcttctttggtcACAAATGAACGAACACTATGTACTAGCCCGGGCACCAAAACCACATACTTCATTTCAAACACAACAAACCCTCATtagaacaacaagaagaagacgatgaaaTGTGGTGGAATGTTACATGGAAATGAAAAGGGTCAGGTACCTTCATGTTTCCAAGCTTTTGCCATGGCCAGTCAATCAGGAGACCTGGTTTGGATGCCATTCCTTCAGTGCTACCTTAACCTCTCAAAAAAGATACGTGCTGGTATCTCCGCTCCTAGAACTATTTATAACATAGAAATCATTGAGCTGAGTCACgaattcacctttttttttttttttttttttttgttaaaagggTTTCTTGTAGGTTACCTTAGAGGAGGGACCTACAAGTTAAGAACATATAGTCAACAAAGCTTTACCGATAAAAACGTGTAGTAAACATAAGTTTCAAATTACAAATTTTTAAAAGCCATTAAGTGGAAATTGACAAATCAGTCCTACACATTAAGGACCGGGCCCTCCTACAAGTAGGTGGTCCAAACAATTCTTCAATAGTTTGAAATGTGCCTATCTGAATGATTCATTCCTCTTGATTAAAATCTTATAGAATAGACACCAATATAACGTGAACATTATACATACACCTAATATATAACCTTGAATCATGTCTGGATCAAGACACATCATTCAGAGAAGAAACACGTGTCATGCTAACAATAATCAATCAATTTGTAGTACTGTGATGGGGTCTTAGATTATCAGGACACGTCGTTCAGACTTATTCCATACTCAATTATTGTTTGTTACTTTGATACAAAAATAGAATGGATAAAATGTGAAGGAGTGGGACCTATTTTGTTCACCtttaagtatatatatattttttatctttaaatACTTTTTTATTAACCCCAACTAATGATTTTCCTCTTTCTATTAACAAGTCCTTGTTAGAGGATGCTTTAGGGCGAGCAAGGTTCAGATTTTGCTAGTGGGAGGTGTTTCTCTTGTGTTTGTTTGGTAgggtttattttcctatttttgtttatCTGTAATTGTCTGGGTATGCCCAGACGTTAAACacttgtattatttttttcttttttaattcaatCTTTGCTAATCTTTagctaaaagaaaatataatctATCAATTTTTTCCGTATTATATTGTAAAAACAAACACCATAGAAACacgaagaaaacaaaacaaaacaaagataaCACACACATATTTAATCTGATTCACACCCCAATATGATGTTCTATGTGATAAGGATACATTCCTAACATTACCTCTCAAAGCAACGTGTATTTAACCACCGTGTATtctaaaatttgtttttttgttatcACATCTTAATTTACTACTTGTATATATATCAAGGAATATCTTAATAAAAAAGATCAAGAATCAACATGGTATAAGATTTGCCCCACTTGCTTTGACGAGCTCTGTCATATCCATGGGCGAAGGTGAatatgattcactatgtaatagaAAAAggtacaatggagatctctgaagaacacccaaatagCGCAACAACCTCTctcttcccaaaaccctaacacaaaaaccccaaatttgaCATCTCACTTGCTTACACAATAAGACACAAAAATAAGGTAATACTCCTCCAATGTTGGGTCGATCCATCGGGGTCGGGTCGAATTGTATTGCAAAACTTTGCCCTCGTACCCCCAAATGAGATCAGTGGTCCTTCCACTACCATCACAAAcctcagaaaataaaaaaaaaataaaaaaataaaaaaaataaaaatttattccGGTCACCAGCAAAAATATCGGAACGGATCCATCTTTGAAATAGGTACAAGCATTCGAGATACACACATaacatatattatattaatttgACCATTTGAAACCATTGTTTGGAAAACTTGGCTAAGGTTTATCAATAGATAGATCTCTTGTAGGTTAGTTCTCAGTTGATGGCAATACCGAATGTGTGATTTTTTCACTAAAAGGtcatttgtattaaaaaataaaaacaaggagAATTACAAGTCAAAGTGAACTAAAAACAAAGTGTTATAATCCCTTTACCCCACCTACAACATTGCCATCAGGAGGGAAAAGGGTAAGAAAATTACATATCACAAAATTCAATATCTCGGTCTACAATGAGCATCCACTAAGAGCTCGTCTTGCACTGAAGGAGGGAATTCCGAAGACTTTGTAGGTATGGAATTTTTAGCAACGTCCTTGGCCAAGATGGGGTTCGATTCCCACGCAATCAGTGTGACCCAAGGCACTGGCTAATTGTCCTCTCTCGATTTACACATGACAAATGACTCTAACATGCGATAAACTTTCCGATTGACCTCTTTCTCATCACTTGATCACACAAAAGAGTGATTTTTATAACTATTATTGTTTTACCAGAGTTTCTTTCGTTGGGAGCCCAAACTAGGCCTTCTGGACTCACCCTTGGCAGGGAGATGAATTCTGATTCTTACATGAACTGGCTCTGCTATTGAATTTGCTTCGCGAAAGCAATGAGATAGTTTCCACcagatagaagaagaaataggGCTGAAGGTAAATCCAATCTTGATAAACAAACTATGGAATAGATTTACTATTAGTTATAAAGTTTAGAAATGCTTAGACTATAATCgtgtacattttatttttttatttcaattttgttaTTATACAGATCTttagcaaagaaaaataaataaataaataaataccaaagAGAAGTTGCGAAGTTGCTGTCCTTGGGGACATGATCCGGAATTCCGGACTGAAAGAGAAGCGATGACacatttttcttcaaaatttgaaagttgtaGGAGAGAATGGGGCGTTGGTAGTTGGAGGCCTAGTTACGTGGGAATCAGCTAACAAACATACATTACATTCCAAACGTTAGAGTGTGGAATatctttccttgaagtttgaaattagaattatcaaaaaaaaaagaagtttgaaatGAAACCGACCGACAAAGACTGAACAGAGGACATGGGCCTTCACCATTGTTCTCGCACGAGTGCGAGTGCCTCAATTACCTTTCCATCCAACTCCAAGGCCGGGTATTAATGTATAATGGAAAGTTGAATCATTTAGTGGAGTATCAGTGATCCGTAGGTGAACAATGTACTATTTCAAAGGTTTGGCACAGTCATAACTCATAGTATTAAAGTGTACAGTGGTTCTGTTTTGTATCGAGCTCGTACTATTAGATGAAGTTTCTTCCATGTGTTGACTCAAATCGTATTTCAGTGCACCGTCAAATGCCtacactgcagaggattttaatttgtaatctctctctatcttttctaccaagaaaaaaaatctctctatctcttgtgGGCTAGGTAGTAGGTCCATTAATTGTGTATCCTATCTACAAGGATAGAAGGACAAGGATTTCACACCGAATGATGCTTTGATGACATCGAATTCACATATTTGGGTTTTAACcaaaaagacaaagaaaaagcACATATTTGAGGAATTATTTAGATAAATCACATGATAAAATATTTATCTTATCTAACTTATAAATTTTGTACACTTCTATAGTTTTTCTAATCATCCTTATTGTTCAAGAAAGCTAAGGGGGAGAATTTTCTGTCTGTAGTCTGGTACCAGTGCCAATTTGAGGGAAAAATGGGAGTGCACATGGAAGCATCATTAGGGATAGGATTTCTGCCTTGCATGGATGTGGGATGATCATTTCGCAGAGGCTTGTGTCTAGAAGCAGGAGCCACGTTTTCGAATAGActtcttttcccaaaaaattaattacattACAAAAAATTCTCTCTAAGCAAGTGACGTAGGCTATGTCAGtgctctctatctctatctctctccttggACATTCTCTATTCTTTTTGCCCTATATTGATGAACAGTGTCCTGTACTCTCTATTGGCTGGCTCCGCCACCCCATCAGCTCAAAGAACTTTCTTCCAAACTATCCTCAAAGCTTTCTTTTGAATTGTCCTAATGTTGGAAATTGGTACCCAGACCTTCATAGGAAGCAAAAATAAATGATAGAAGGATTCAAAATTAATACAGCAAAATTCGCACATGGAAGCCAATGGTATAGAAAGCCATGATACCATATCATCAGTCGGAAA is drawn from Telopea speciosissima isolate NSW1024214 ecotype Mountain lineage chromosome 1, Tspe_v1, whole genome shotgun sequence and contains these coding sequences:
- the LOC122658674 gene encoding very-long-chain aldehyde decarbonylase GL1-5-like; this translates as MASKPGLLIDWPWQKLGNMKYVVLVPGLVHSVRSFVTKEERERDITVLFILPILLWRLLHSQLWISLARYQTSKSKHRIVDKGIEFEQVDRERNWDDQVILSGILTYVVVMYLPGSARMPLWKWNGLVLTILLHMGPVEFLYYWFHRALHHHFLYSRYHSHHHSSIVTEPITAVIHPFAELMVYFLLFAIPILSMLFTETASVGVMVGYVTYIDFMNYMGHCNFELVPKWVFNIFPFLKYLMYTPSFHSLHHTQFRTNYSLFMPIYDYIYGTMDKSTDKLYEDSLMGRKETPDVVHLIHPTTLQSFYHLPPAIASLASEPYSSRWYLSMLWPIPYGFMLFTSIIGSTITVERNIFDKLKLQTWAIPRFSFHYLSSSQKDTINSLIERAIFEAESEGVKVLSLGLLNQGEQFNGNGELYLHKHPNLKIRIVDGSSLAVAVVLHNIPEGTKQVLLRGNMSKVVCAIVKNLCERGIQVGVVCKDNFDKLKLRIPTELWINLLISTSYTQKVWLVGDGELSEKEQRRAPEGTHFIPCSQFPPKKVVRNKDCIYYTTPAMLIPKALQNVYSCENWLPRRVMSAWRVAGIVHALEGWDTHECGDIMLDTQKVWLASLSHGFLPMLDHPLI